In a genomic window of Coprococcus eutactus:
- a CDS encoding stage III sporulation protein AF: MLREWITNIIVCGILFSVILYLVPDPKMKKYIQTAIGFVMMIVVLTPVIRWLHSDDRVIFDMYEESLGANIDGGDDEVYVELMEKVIQDFISDRYGTYADVDIELSDEMEIAGIRVILSGDNPMEGENAQTGKQIDHGEADSGEMSKVLSDEYGLDQEKISIAGRAGK, encoded by the coding sequence ATGCTCAGGGAATGGATAACAAATATAATAGTGTGCGGCATATTGTTCTCGGTTATCCTGTATCTTGTGCCTGACCCGAAGATGAAGAAATACATACAGACGGCCATCGGATTTGTCATGATGATAGTCGTTCTCACGCCGGTCATAAGGTGGCTGCACAGCGATGACCGTGTGATCTTTGATATGTATGAAGAGTCGCTTGGGGCAAATATAGATGGTGGGGATGATGAGGTGTACGTAGAACTTATGGAGAAGGTAATACAGGATTTTATTTCTGACAGGTATGGGACATATGCAGATGTGGATATAGAGTTATCCGATGAAATGGAAATAGCTGGAATCCGGGTAATTCTTTCCGGAGATAATCCTATGGAAGGGGAGAATGCACAGACCGGAAAACAAATAGATCACGGGGAGGCTGATTCTGGGGAAATGTCAAAAGTGCTTTCGGATGAATACGGGCTGGACCAGGAAAAGATCAGCATTGCAGGAAGGGCTGGAAAATGA
- a CDS encoding stage III sporulation protein AE yields MALLIYMVGVFALLPEYQVSADMRTAEYESDPDSDWIDQLDELISEKTSVKFSEIYELLRTGDIDGACRRVGRALADSIAYEVRTSRVLALQIIAVIVLGSTFAQVSGNIGEYVMENGFMVTYMVLVSLLLGDFVIVQNVVTDTIGDVTEFMRAFYPMYASQILYVSGPESAMYSQSVLILVIYICQTGIIGFILPLIKCSGIVALVNNLNKEDNFSRLAGLMKKLASWGLGTMFAVVTGINVVKSMIAPSIDRVSRNGILRAIGKMSGMSSVSAVLSVMISTGEFIKNCMGMACTVIIVILAAVPMIKILIIVFTLRCIAAVVQPVGDSRYSEGVGIMAATAELMLKACGISVMMFVISIALMTMSISS; encoded by the coding sequence ATGGCTTTATTGATCTATATGGTCGGTGTGTTTGCGCTGCTGCCAGAATACCAGGTGTCAGCGGATATGCGGACCGCAGAGTACGAGAGTGATCCTGATAGCGACTGGATAGATCAGCTTGACGAACTCATCAGCGAAAAGACATCGGTTAAGTTCAGCGAGATATATGAACTTCTGAGGACCGGTGATATAGACGGTGCCTGCCGGCGCGTTGGAAGGGCTCTGGCGGACAGCATCGCCTATGAGGTGAGGACAAGCCGCGTGCTTGCTCTGCAGATAATCGCGGTAATAGTTCTTGGAAGTACATTTGCCCAGGTGTCGGGCAATATCGGAGAGTATGTCATGGAAAATGGCTTCATGGTGACATATATGGTGCTTGTATCGCTGCTGCTCGGTGATTTCGTCATAGTACAGAATGTTGTAACAGACACGATAGGGGATGTTACCGAGTTCATGAGGGCGTTTTATCCTATGTATGCATCTCAGATATTGTATGTCAGCGGACCTGAAAGCGCCATGTACTCGCAGTCGGTGCTCATACTTGTGATATACATATGTCAGACGGGGATAATCGGATTCATCCTGCCCCTTATAAAGTGCAGCGGGATAGTGGCGCTGGTGAATAATCTCAACAAGGAAGATAATTTCTCAAGACTTGCGGGGCTGATGAAGAAGCTTGCCAGCTGGGGGCTTGGAACGATGTTCGCCGTTGTCACGGGCATCAATGTCGTGAAGAGCATGATAGCACCATCGATAGACAGGGTATCAAGAAACGGGATACTCAGGGCTATAGGAAAGATGTCTGGCATGTCATCTGTCAGTGCAGTGCTGAGTGTCATGATAAGTACAGGAGAGTTTATAAAAAACTGTATGGGGATGGCGTGTACAGTTATCATAGTGATACTGGCGGCGGTTCCCATGATAAAGATACTTATTATAGTATTTACACTTAGGTGTATCGCGGCTGTGGTACAGCCTGTTGGGGACAGCAGATATTCAGAGGGAGTTGGGATCATGGCGGCGACAGCGGAACTGATGCTGAAGGCATGTGGTATAAGCGTGATGATGTTTGTGATCAGCATAGCTCTTATGACAATGAGTATATCGTCGTAG
- the efp gene encoding elongation factor P, translated as MISAGDFRNGVTIEFEGNIYQIIEFQHVKPGKGAAFVRTKLKNIKNGGVVEKSFRPTEKCEKAHIERKDMQYLYNDGDLFYFMDPETYDQIPISSAAIGDSLKFVKENELCKICSHNGNVFAVEPPLFVELVITECEPGVKGDTATGATKPCTVETGAQVSVPLFVNEGDTIKIDTRTGEYLSRV; from the coding sequence ATGATCTCAGCAGGCGATTTTAGAAACGGCGTTACGATCGAATTCGAGGGAAATATTTATCAGATTATAGAGTTCCAGCACGTTAAGCCAGGAAAGGGTGCAGCTTTCGTAAGAACAAAGCTTAAGAACATCAAGAACGGCGGTGTTGTAGAGAAGTCATTCCGTCCAACAGAGAAGTGTGAGAAGGCTCACATCGAGAGAAAGGATATGCAGTATCTTTACAATGACGGAGATCTTTTCTATTTCATGGATCCAGAGACATATGATCAGATTCCTATCAGCTCAGCAGCTATAGGTGATTCACTTAAGTTCGTTAAGGAGAACGAGCTCTGTAAGATCTGTTCACACAACGGCAACGTATTTGCTGTAGAGCCACCTCTTTTTGTAGAGCTGGTTATCACAGAGTGCGAGCCTGGTGTAAAGGGCGATACAGCAACAGGTGCTACAAAGCCATGTACAGTTGAGACAGGCGCTCAGGTATCAGTACCTCTCTTCGTAAACGAGGGTGACACGATCAAGATCGATACACGTACAGGTGAGTATCTTTCAAGAGTTTAA
- a CDS encoding stage III sporulation protein AB, translating to MLKITGCFLILYASFMTGHAVGSFHTRMVSELEELILLIQIIKNQIIYEGTELPELLARCEKRTKGAVKMWLHSLNEDVSGGRDKPFGELWRDSMAVLSDLSAVRADVVEEIGRLGDILGDMDVDAQISRISLIENIITDKYERERNRNGGIRKLSNSLGILAGLFIVIMLL from the coding sequence ATGTTGAAGATAACAGGCTGCTTTCTTATACTGTATGCCTCATTTATGACAGGACATGCAGTGGGCAGCTTTCACACAAGAATGGTGAGTGAGCTGGAGGAGCTCATTTTACTGATACAGATCATAAAGAACCAGATAATATACGAGGGAACAGAGCTGCCTGAACTGCTTGCCAGATGTGAGAAGCGCACTAAGGGAGCTGTGAAGATGTGGCTGCACAGCCTCAACGAAGACGTTTCCGGCGGCAGGGACAAGCCATTTGGCGAATTGTGGCGGGATTCGATGGCAGTGCTGTCGGATCTCTCGGCAGTCCGCGCGGATGTGGTGGAGGAGATTGGCCGTCTTGGTGATATACTCGGAGATATGGATGTCGATGCACAGATATCCAGGATATCGCTGATAGAGAATATAATCACTGACAAATATGAGAGGGAGAGAAACAGAAATGGGGGGATCAGGAAGCTTTCCAATTCCCTTGGGATACTGGCAGGACTGTTCATCGTGATAATGTTATTGTGA
- the spoIIIAA gene encoding stage III sporulation protein AA, with product MCGEDVLRLLPVRIRCMVEKLKLDFSRLWEIRLRVNSPFILRYEDSEIYVDSRGMKTDDAAKAYIVTARDVNDTLECVCNHSLYAYEDEIRQGFVTVCGGHRVGVAGKIILDGNRIKCIRHISFLNIRVAHEIKGCSNRVMQYIVSGGRLLNTLIVSAPCHGKTTLLRDIIRVVSNSGTTVGVVDERSEIAACYKGIPQNDVGIRTDVLDCCPKAAGMMMLVRTMAPELIAVDEIGGPADVDAIFGVVNCGCRLLATAHGYSIDDVRERTGIRRLVENRVFERYVVLGGEKAGQVSDIFDGQGNRLCWCE from the coding sequence ATGTGCGGAGAAGATGTATTGCGCCTGCTGCCGGTGAGGATCAGGTGTATGGTGGAGAAACTGAAACTGGATTTCAGCAGATTGTGGGAGATCAGGCTCAGGGTGAACAGCCCGTTTATTCTGAGGTATGAGGACAGCGAGATATATGTGGATTCAAGGGGAATGAAGACGGATGATGCGGCAAAGGCTTACATAGTGACTGCCAGGGATGTGAATGATACCTTGGAATGTGTGTGCAACCACTCACTGTATGCTTACGAGGATGAGATAAGGCAGGGCTTTGTGACTGTGTGCGGAGGTCATAGAGTAGGTGTTGCGGGAAAGATCATATTGGACGGAAACAGGATAAAGTGTATACGGCACATATCGTTTCTCAACATAAGGGTTGCCCATGAGATCAAGGGTTGTAGCAACAGAGTGATGCAGTACATAGTGAGCGGTGGAAGACTTCTGAACACACTCATCGTATCAGCGCCATGTCATGGCAAGACCACTTTGCTCAGGGATATCATAAGGGTGGTGTCCAACAGCGGAACCACGGTGGGAGTTGTAGATGAGAGATCTGAGATAGCGGCATGTTACAAGGGGATACCTCAAAACGATGTGGGTATAAGGACTGATGTGCTTGACTGCTGCCCGAAGGCTGCGGGAATGATGATGTTAGTCAGGACCATGGCACCGGAGCTTATAGCGGTCGATGAGATAGGTGGGCCTGCGGATGTGGACGCGATATTTGGCGTCGTAAACTGTGGGTGCAGATTGCTTGCCACAGCTCATGGCTACTCCATAGATGATGTGCGGGAGAGAACCGGTATAAGAAGACTTGTGGAAAACCGCGTGTTTGAGAGATACGTTGTTCTGGGGGGAGAGAAAGCAGGGCAGGTATCAGACATATTTGACGGTCAGGGCAACAGACTGTGCTGGTGCGAATGA
- a CDS encoding aminopeptidase P family protein: protein MTFMESERTRVELEKVIRELDLDAILITDRYNMRYIASYRGEGVIFYTKDAKYVLTDSRYTEQVERECDGYECIDIAGLGYAGNLNQLIATIKCSPEYTGSKVRVGFENLSISYSDYDIYQNKLDEVELVAIDGRLDSIREIKTDDEIEKLRVAESIGDAAFKYILGFLKEGITEKEVALELEYYMKKNGAEGLSFDTIAASGRNSSMPHAIPSDKKLEAGDFLTMDFGCIYDGYCSDMTRTVAIGYASDSMRSVYDIVLRAQLESMKHIKAGALCNEVDAAARRVIADAGYGNCFGHGLGHSVGLFIHENPRFSPKCNALLKPGIVITVEPGIYIPGQFGVRIEDLVVVTEDGFVNLARAEKSLIIV, encoded by the coding sequence ATGACATTTATGGAGTCTGAGAGAACAAGGGTAGAACTTGAAAAAGTAATTCGTGAATTGGACCTTGATGCAATATTGATAACGGACAGATATAATATGAGGTATATCGCTTCATATCGCGGAGAGGGAGTCATATTTTATACAAAAGACGCAAAGTATGTACTCACTGATTCCAGGTATACAGAACAGGTGGAGAGAGAATGTGATGGATACGAATGCATAGATATTGCTGGTTTAGGATATGCCGGTAATTTAAATCAATTGATAGCCACAATAAAATGTTCTCCGGAGTATACAGGAAGTAAAGTAAGGGTGGGATTCGAGAATCTCAGTATCTCATACAGTGATTATGATATATATCAGAATAAACTTGATGAGGTTGAACTTGTAGCTATAGATGGAAGACTCGATTCCATCAGGGAGATAAAGACAGATGATGAGATCGAGAAGCTCCGTGTTGCAGAGTCCATAGGGGATGCGGCGTTTAAGTACATTCTGGGATTTTTGAAGGAAGGAATAACAGAGAAAGAGGTTGCCCTGGAACTGGAATACTATATGAAAAAGAATGGCGCTGAGGGCCTGAGCTTTGACACGATAGCTGCTTCAGGAAGGAATTCGTCCATGCCGCACGCTATACCATCAGACAAGAAGCTTGAAGCGGGAGACTTCCTGACGATGGACTTTGGATGCATATATGATGGGTACTGTTCAGATATGACAAGAACTGTTGCGATAGGATATGCATCGGACAGCATGAGATCGGTATATGATATAGTTTTAAGGGCTCAACTAGAGTCGATGAAGCATATAAAGGCAGGCGCACTGTGTAACGAAGTGGATGCAGCTGCCAGGAGAGTGATAGCAGATGCCGGATATGGCAATTGTTTTGGCCATGGACTGGGACATTCTGTAGGATTGTTCATTCATGAGAATCCGAGATTTTCACCAAAATGCAATGCATTACTGAAGCCGGGCATTGTCATAACTGTGGAACCGGGAATTTATATTCCGGGTCAGTTTGGTGTCAGGATAGAGGATCTGGTTGTTGTGACAGAGGATGGGTTTGTAAATCTTGCAAGAGCGGAAAAGAGCCTTATCATAGTCTAG
- the aroE gene encoding shikimate dehydrogenase — protein MNIDGKTRLLGLLGDPVEHTMSPVIHNTLSDVLGFNEVYVPFHTTSEGLKNAVKGAYDLNILGMNATVPHKNAVMDMLVDIDAGAKAIGAVNTLVRVEGGYKGYNTDMMGLSRELDVYGISLKERNAVILGAGGAARAVAYMCAAKGCKKVFILNRTLQKAEGIASDMNRYFKKDIFLPVLLADYEKLYDEYNDEKFVVFQSTSIGLAPHNEDVVIDDSRFYELIDVGIDLIYNPFETKFMRLCRENGAKAYNGLRMLLYQGIIAYELWNNISVAEDVADIVYNKMLKSVRKNIILIGFMGCGKTTVGTAVAGRLGYNLLDVDLYIEKEAGCSISQIFADKGEQYFRELETDTLKKLNASISHTVISTGGGLPMRPENAEELRKLGTVIYLDVQPEEVIRRLSGDTSRPLLQGDDVERKVNRLMDERRPVYESEADCVIPVTGRDVEEIVDELVCIVE, from the coding sequence ATGAATATAGATGGTAAGACAAGGCTTTTAGGTTTGCTTGGAGATCCGGTGGAGCACACGATGTCTCCGGTTATACACAACACTCTCAGTGATGTGCTTGGATTTAATGAAGTATATGTTCCTTTTCACACAACAAGCGAGGGGCTCAAGAATGCTGTAAAAGGTGCATATGATCTGAATATTCTTGGGATGAATGCCACGGTACCTCACAAGAATGCGGTTATGGATATGTTGGTTGATATCGATGCAGGAGCAAAAGCTATCGGCGCAGTGAATACTCTGGTTCGGGTAGAGGGAGGTTACAAAGGATACAACACCGATATGATGGGGCTTTCGAGGGAACTTGATGTGTATGGCATATCCCTGAAAGAAAGAAATGCGGTTATCCTTGGAGCTGGTGGTGCTGCGAGGGCTGTAGCATATATGTGTGCAGCGAAGGGGTGCAAGAAAGTATTCATACTTAACAGGACATTACAGAAGGCAGAAGGTATTGCATCTGATATGAACAGATATTTTAAAAAAGATATATTCCTGCCTGTATTACTTGCGGATTATGAAAAGCTATATGATGAATATAATGATGAGAAGTTTGTAGTGTTCCAGTCTACATCTATAGGTCTTGCACCACATAATGAGGATGTGGTTATTGACGACTCAAGATTTTACGAGTTGATAGATGTTGGAATCGATCTGATCTATAATCCATTTGAGACGAAGTTTATGAGACTGTGTCGTGAGAATGGTGCAAAGGCTTACAATGGACTCAGGATGCTTCTCTATCAGGGGATAATAGCATATGAATTATGGAATAATATTTCAGTCGCCGAGGATGTGGCAGATATCGTATATAACAAGATGTTGAAATCTGTTAGAAAGAATATAATACTTATTGGATTCATGGGATGCGGCAAGACAACAGTTGGAACAGCGGTTGCCGGCAGACTGGGATATAATCTGCTTGATGTGGATTTATATATAGAAAAAGAAGCTGGATGCAGCATAAGCCAGATATTTGCTGACAAGGGAGAACAGTATTTCAGAGAGCTGGAGACAGATACATTAAAGAAACTAAATGCATCTATATCTCATACTGTGATCTCAACGGGTGGCGGACTTCCGATGAGACCAGAGAATGCCGAGGAGCTCAGAAAACTGGGAACGGTCATTTATCTGGATGTACAGCCGGAGGAAGTGATTCGCAGACTTTCTGGCGATACATCAAGACCATTGCTTCAGGGTGATGATGTAGAAAGAAAAGTCAACAGGCTTATGGATGAGAGAAGACCGGTGTATGAGTCTGAAGCAGATTGTGTGATTCCTGTAACTGGAAGAGATGTGGAAGAGATAGTTGACGAATTGGTTTGTATCGTAGAATGA
- a CDS encoding YfhO family protein, with protein sequence MEKNRMDSNLTNVPEENHEERIKHNEKGCSRTKNKHWYVGIFIASVLLYTIVIAVEGAYPFGKRCFLTDDAYVQYNTMLRTLIEYVHSGDKSAILWNRGMGTDMYLTALYYLMSPFNIIALLMGEKHVELALIFIIVLKGSLVTVTGLYYFRNTTVFANEDRNSKAGGWVSFCCALAWGFCGYLVAYGQNIIWLDAIILMPLIALAVEKVNMGESYIRYILLLTLVFIFNFYYAFYVCMFIVVYYILLDRRTFGELLRNGLKLAGLSVAAVMLAGIVLVPAALSIMKAGDTTLNSSDTLDMWGDFGHYIVSFFPFKEVTNGYMYNNNNYCGTIVVLLLFVFVLSSSVSLKDKLKYAAVVLMFMLAANFLPLNYVFHGFVVPHGTGNRFAIILTFVMLMIAYRILTDIESVKTYAVAGAGIAGGVVFALSFTDENMLQVFYCYVGFLLVMAVSLIVMVLLSRKSIKKTTALVIIMVLWVAEICCNMVVTMKDKANEGDMIDNIHLSEWNAQYQMLNTDGKSRKTALLNDNYVQNSDVNWYSSMINGYYVNAFETMGMAHFDNVECVYDGATPLTAMMYNVRYVLTNSKNTNGGYHSIYSGEIYSVYEADELADWGFMTGEGIKKWNADGNVAENQSKFLECGFGDELADLNSENLQNSLQLSQLMELIPWGDISYDVAHGLGMLQRYMAPEGRFINRGLTQIFNFGDFKETGIGEYIYSGNSTQYHACVQLRFTADRDMDLYVYSADNRDQAVTTYIDGEESSSVMYTSSGQLAYGGHVKKGQKVKVSVIGGASVGESAIKEIQLYSFNTELFEKAKSSITDETLISDGFSGNTFKGHVTAKKDGVLYLAFPYSDGYTIYVDGRKAEKILLGKGNMGVELSGGEHEIKLEYHTPGFAFGIIVSCAGLVFLVLICMHGRTKRKAAVK encoded by the coding sequence ATGGAGAAAAATAGAATGGATAGTAATCTGACTAATGTGCCAGAGGAAAATCATGAAGAAAGAATAAAACATAATGAGAAAGGCTGCTCAAGAACTAAAAATAAACACTGGTATGTTGGGATCTTTATTGCATCAGTACTTTTGTATACTATAGTGATAGCGGTGGAGGGGGCATATCCGTTTGGAAAAAGGTGCTTCCTGACTGACGATGCATATGTCCAGTACAACACCATGCTAAGAACATTGATAGAGTATGTACACAGTGGTGACAAAAGTGCAATTCTATGGAATAGAGGTATGGGAACTGATATGTACCTGACCGCACTTTATTACCTGATGAGTCCGTTTAACATCATCGCGTTGTTGATGGGGGAAAAGCATGTTGAATTAGCTCTTATCTTCATCATAGTGTTAAAAGGCTCACTGGTTACAGTCACAGGCCTATATTATTTCCGTAACACGACTGTGTTCGCGAATGAAGATAGAAACAGCAAGGCTGGTGGATGGGTCAGCTTTTGCTGTGCTCTGGCGTGGGGATTCTGTGGATACTTAGTTGCTTATGGACAGAATATCATATGGCTTGATGCGATTATTCTTATGCCACTTATAGCTCTGGCTGTGGAGAAAGTGAATATGGGAGAGTCATATATAAGATATATTCTTCTTCTCACGTTGGTTTTTATATTTAATTTTTATTATGCATTTTATGTATGTATGTTCATAGTTGTATATTATATTCTTCTAGACAGACGAACTTTCGGAGAGCTGCTCAGAAATGGCTTGAAGCTGGCTGGATTGTCTGTGGCTGCAGTTATGCTGGCGGGAATAGTGTTGGTTCCTGCTGCACTCAGCATCATGAAAGCTGGTGACACAACACTTAACAGTTCAGATACTTTGGACATGTGGGGAGATTTTGGACATTATATTGTGTCCTTTTTCCCGTTCAAAGAAGTGACAAATGGATATATGTACAACAACAACAATTATTGCGGAACAATTGTAGTGTTGCTGCTGTTCGTGTTTGTCCTGTCGTCATCGGTGTCACTTAAAGATAAATTGAAGTATGCTGCCGTAGTGTTGATGTTTATGCTTGCGGCCAATTTTCTGCCTCTTAATTATGTGTTCCACGGATTTGTTGTTCCCCACGGAACGGGAAATCGATTTGCGATCATTCTCACATTTGTCATGTTGATGATCGCCTATAGGATACTTACAGATATAGAGTCTGTGAAAACGTATGCAGTTGCTGGAGCCGGAATTGCAGGCGGAGTTGTATTTGCATTGTCATTTACAGATGAAAACATGCTTCAGGTGTTTTACTGTTATGTGGGATTTCTTCTGGTCATGGCAGTCAGCCTTATTGTTATGGTGCTGTTATCTAGAAAGAGCATAAAGAAAACTACAGCACTTGTCATCATAATGGTGCTGTGGGTGGCAGAAATATGCTGCAATATGGTTGTGACCATGAAAGACAAGGCAAATGAAGGAGACATGATTGATAATATACACTTGTCAGAGTGGAATGCACAGTATCAGATGCTTAATACGGATGGAAAATCGCGAAAGACAGCTCTGTTAAATGATAATTATGTGCAAAATTCTGACGTGAACTGGTATTCATCGATGATAAATGGATATTATGTCAATGCGTTTGAGACCATGGGAATGGCACATTTTGATAATGTTGAGTGTGTGTATGATGGCGCGACACCTCTTACAGCTATGATGTATAATGTCAGATATGTTCTGACGAACTCAAAGAATACAAATGGTGGATATCATTCGATATATAGCGGTGAGATATATAGCGTATATGAGGCGGATGAGTTGGCTGACTGGGGATTTATGACAGGTGAAGGCATAAAAAAGTGGAATGCTGATGGAAATGTAGCAGAGAATCAATCCAAGTTCTTGGAATGTGGGTTTGGCGATGAACTGGCTGATCTGAATAGCGAAAATCTTCAGAACTCCCTACAACTTTCTCAGCTTATGGAGCTTATTCCGTGGGGGGACATATCCTATGATGTGGCACACGGATTGGGAATGTTGCAGAGATATATGGCGCCGGAGGGTAGATTTATAAATCGTGGACTTACACAGATATTTAATTTTGGAGATTTTAAAGAAACAGGAATTGGTGAATACATATATTCGGGAAACAGTACCCAGTACCATGCGTGCGTACAGCTTCGATTTACAGCTGACAGAGACATGGATCTGTACGTGTACAGTGCAGATAACAGAGATCAGGCAGTTACCACGTATATAGATGGAGAAGAGTCTTCCTCGGTTATGTATACATCGTCAGGGCAGCTTGCCTATGGAGGACATGTGAAAAAGGGACAGAAGGTGAAGGTGTCAGTCATCGGCGGGGCTTCTGTAGGTGAGTCAGCGATAAAGGAAATTCAGCTTTATAGCTTTAACACAGAACTATTCGAGAAGGCTAAGTCATCTATAACTGATGAGACCCTCATAAGTGACGGCTTTTCAGGCAATACTTTTAAAGGACATGTAACGGCAAAGAAGGATGGCGTGCTCTATCTGGCGTTCCCGTACAGTGACGGATACACGATATACGTGGACGGCAGAAAGGCAGAAAAAATTCTTCTCGGCAAGGGGAATATGGGAGTGGAATTGTCTGGTGGCGAACATGAGATAAAGCTTGAATATCATACGCCGGGATTTGCCTTTGGAATAATCGTAAGCTGTGCTGGATTGGTATTTTTAGTACTTATCTGCATGCATGGCAGAACGAAAAGAAAAGCAGCTGTTAAATAA
- the spoIIIAD gene encoding stage III sporulation protein AD yields MNLIAVSFAAVIVVLIAIKIKDMDSGYGVILSMAGCVMVMYFVVSRFRQITDYIDRITAYISVNITYIDVILKMIGLAYVCQFSSDLCRDAGYNAIASQVEMAGKISLILLSMPVLMSVIDLVVKIVEG; encoded by the coding sequence ATGAATCTGATAGCAGTGTCATTTGCAGCGGTGATAGTGGTACTCATAGCCATAAAGATAAAGGATATGGATTCCGGATATGGAGTCATTCTCTCGATGGCGGGCTGTGTGATGGTGATGTATTTCGTGGTTAGTAGATTCAGACAGATCACGGATTATATAGACAGGATCACAGCATACATATCGGTAAATATCACATACATAGATGTTATCCTGAAGATGATCGGTCTTGCATATGTGTGTCAGTTTTCAAGTGACCTGTGCAGGGATGCGGGATACAATGCCATAGCCTCCCAGGTTGAGATGGCGGGAAAGATATCCCTCATACTTCTAAGCATGCCGGTTCTCATGAGTGTGATAGATCTGGTGGTGAAGATAGTTGAAGGGTAG
- the spoIIIAC gene encoding stage III sporulation protein AC: protein MTIQILLKIGAVGILVALLNQILKHSGKEEHAYLLNLAGLIIVLSWVIPYIRDLFNEIMELVNLGQ from the coding sequence ATGACGATCCAGATACTGTTGAAAATAGGGGCGGTAGGTATCCTGGTGGCATTGCTGAACCAGATACTCAAGCATTCCGGGAAAGAGGAGCATGCATATCTTCTTAATCTGGCAGGGCTTATCATAGTGTTGTCATGGGTGATTCCCTATATACGGGATCTGTTTAATGAGATAATGGAACTTGTAAATCTGGGACAGTGA